The proteins below come from a single Metarhizium brunneum chromosome 1, complete sequence genomic window:
- the phoD gene encoding Alkaline phosphatase D: MRPQFLLCVTSLLAGTATASFDGNVNYDSPSRRHESLGIDVGLVERRSWKRGNVAHEPSQLHFTHGIASGDPWPESVILWTRVAPRNESDKSEATVNGTAPLWSHETDKYIKADANPICVEWKVFQSKRANSTSQKVVASGKAYTTSDIDYTVKVEAKGLKPLTTYFYQFNVCASSNKSPVGRTKTAPARDDAVSKLSFAVFSCSNFPNGYFNAYGNAARKDKHDYAIHLGDYLYETGRGGERATKPSGTIWTLGDYRTRHGLYRSDADLQLLSKNSPWITTWDDHEFADNGYRDGFSGLNNTEDSFLKSGTKVTVDTRKVHAVRAYFEWMPIRQTDVDDGLRVWRSFQMGKLMDLIILDTRNYDRSITDLYWNKHYISEIADDPSRSLMGARQENWFYRSLSQSKERGATWRIIGNQIVFSRILQNDNRGLNGDAWDGYIANRNRTLRHMYDNEIDNNIFLAGDSHQNWASDLAWLGNKPYDKATGNGAIGVELAGTAVSSSGQDGPIEPIAGDSARSLVKRNEELGWQEGYYRGYFELTITPDKATAQYYGCPTVATRNGWDIPLANFSIVAGGNHLERPIAGGKVESGALRDGQVKHSNLTLNTNTGKWEVIGFEKMYL, from the exons atgaGGCCTCAGTTCTTGCTTTGCGTAACCAGCCTCCTGGCCGGCACGGCTACTGCCAGCTTCGACGGCAACGTCAACTACGACAGCCCGTCTAGGCGCCATGAGAGCCTGGGCATTGACGTTGGCCTTGTCGAGCGTCGGTCATGGAAGCGCGGCAACGTGGCCCATGAGCCGTCGCAGTTGCACTTCACCCATGGCATTGCCTCTGGCGACCCGTGGCCCGAGAGTGTCATCCTCTGGACCCGTGTTGCCCCTCGAAACGAGTCTGACAAGAGCGAGGCAACTGTCAATGGAACGGCTCCTCTCTGGAGCCATGAGACGGACAAGTATATCAAGGCTGATGCTAACCCCATCTGCGTCGAGTGGAAGGTGTTTCAAAGCAAGCGCGCGAATAGCACCAGCCAGAAGGTTGTGGCTAGCGGCAAGGCATACACGACCTCAGACATTGATTATACCGTCAAG gtcgaggccaaggggcTCAAACCCTTGACCACGTACTTTTATCAGTTTAACGTTTGCGCATCTTCCAACAAGAGTCCCGTTGGCCGTACCAAGACTGCGCCTGCCAGGGACGATGCTGTTTCCAAGTTGAGCTTTGCAGTGTTTTCTTGCAGCAACTTTC CTAATGGCTATTTCAACGCTTATGGCAATGCCGCAAGGAAGGATAAGCACGACTATGCCATCCACCTTGGTGACTACCTTTATGAGACTGGAAGGGGTGGTGAGCGTGCTACCAAACCCTCTGGAACCATTTGGACTCTAGGGGACTATAGGACTCGCCACGGGCTG TATCGAAGCGATGCCGATTTGCAACTCTTGTCTAAGAACTCCCCCTGGATCACTACGTGGGATGACCACG AGTTTGCAGATAATGGCTACAGGGATGGCTTCAGTGGTCTTAATAACACTGAGGACTCATTCCTCAAGTCTGGTACCAAAGTTACTGTCGATACCCGCAAAGTACATGCTGTTCGCGCCTATTTCGAGTGGATGCCAATTCG TCAAaccgacgtcgacgacggtctGCGGGTTTGGCGATCCTTCCAGATGGGAAAGCTGATGGATCTCATAATCCTCGACACCCGAAACTATGACCGGAGCATCACCGACCTTT ACTGGAACAAACACTACATTAGCGAGATTGCAGATGACCCGAGCCGCTCGTTGATGGGAGCACGTCAGGAAAACTGGTTTTACCGGTCTCTCAGTCAGTCCAAGGAGCGAGGTGCCACATGGCGCATTATTGGTAACCAGATTGTTTTCTCGCGCATCCTGCAGAACGACAACCGGGGTCTAAATGGCGACGCCTGGGAC GGCTACATTGCCAACCGCAATAGGACCCTGCGACACATGTACGACAACGAGATTGACAACAACATCTTCCTGGCGGGAGACTCTCACCAGAACTGG GCGTCTGATCTCGCCTGGCTTGGAAACAAGCCGTACGACAAGGCCACCGGAAACGGAGCCATTGGCGTAGAACTCGCCGGCACGGCCGTCAGCTCCAGTGGTCAAGATGGACCTATCGAGCCTATTGCCGGTGACAGTGCTCGAAGCCTGGTGAAGCGCAACGAGGAGCTTGGGTGGCAGGAAGGCTATTACCGTGGATACTTTGAGTTGACGATTACGCCTGACAAGGCGACTGCGCAGTACTACG GCTGCCCTACCGTCGCGACCAGAAACGGCTGGGATATTCCCCTGGCCAACTTTAGCATTGTTGCGGGCGGGAATCACCTGGAGCGTCCGATTGCTGGTGGGAAGGTCGAGTCGGGGGCGCTGAGAGACGGCCAGGTCAAACATAGCAACTTGACGCTGAATACGAATACCGGTAAGTGGGAGGTTATTGGCTTTGAGAAGATGTACTTGTAA
- the sec1 gene encoding Protein transport protein sec1 yields the protein MGFSATQEHHDAILQEIQNRTQADWKYLIVDEASKKLIYNSVKEDDILSSSIATIERIEERREPNPGMEAIYFLTPEPHIVDCLLADFDRRLYGRAFLIWTSLLDPKLSRKINEFPGVGSLMVQPQQQRPGSRPVANPKTLLIDFYPRESHLVSFKDPWSFPILYHPACNNLIPKHMRILAQRIAGVCITLGEYPKVRYYRPTAAFHEASVLSSHLARFVQEELDVYAEWHKNEYPPPSNRPPSTLIITDRSMDLMAPLLHEFTYQAMAHDLLPIKDGDKVTFHTTVNAGTKDEKEEDVELCDDDKIWVDSRHRHMKDTIDKLMGDFQKFIDENPHFTKDTENGGAPTLNTMREMVAGLPQFQQMKSAYALHLNMAQECMNAFQNHKLPDLASAEQTMSTGLDEDYRKPKNILETVVGLLDDEAVLPADRLRLIVIYILYRGGVITEDVKKLLLHAALPPQDGEVITNMEFLGGKTSYTLKEPRQQPPPLFPKDPKAFQPNEDYALSRFDPVLKPVLDELTKGTLDQTIFPYVKPPSDPNEDLLAAQGGSLRAGRPNWAAAGRRPPENRQRIIVFMAGGATYSESRVCYEVGREKSRDIVLATSHMLTPKLFIRQVADLSRDKRQLDIPMERPKPRAPAHLFERPPPPPSQQLNPGAGPRMAGNPGRAPPPPTGGLPGRPVVPPGGAPLPPVPPPAPPVSSMSNLNLNSNGAPPAKLQGKPPKEKKKRNFLGMKK from the exons ATGGGGTTCTCGGCGACCCAGGAGCATCATGATG CCATCCTGCAAGAGATCCAGAATCGTACCCAAGCAGAC TGGAAATATCTCATTGTCGACGAGGCCTCGAAGAAACTCATTTACAACTCTGTCAAAGAGGATGATATTCTCAGTAGTTCTATAGCCA CCATCGAACGGATCGAGGAGCGGCGAGAGCCGAACCCTGGCATGGAGGCCATCTATTTTCTTACCCCGGAGCCGCACATTGTTGATTGTCTCCTTGCCGACTTCGACAGGAGGCTGTACGGACGAGCATTCTTGATATGGACAAGCTTGTTGGATCCTAAGCTGAGCCGCAAGATTAACGAGTTTCCTGGCGTCGGGAGCCTGATGGTGCAGCCGCAACAACAAAGACCAGGATCAAGACCTGTAGCAAACCCCAAAACCCTCCTTATCGACTTTTATCCTCGCGAATCGCACCTCGTTTCATTTAAAGATCCCTGGAGCTTTCCCATTCTTTATCATCCCGCTTGCAACAACCTGATTCCAAAGCACATGCGAATACTGGCGCAAAGG ATTGCTGGTGTCTGCATTACTCTAGGAGAATATCCCAAGGTCCGATATTACCGACCGACCGCCGCGTTTCACGAAGCTTCGGTGCTTTCTTCTCACCTGGCTAGATTTGTACAAGAAGAACTAGACGTTTACGCTGAGTGGCACAAGAACGAATACCCGCCCCCGTCGAACCGACCGCCCTCAACACTCATAATTACCGATCGCTCAATGGATCTTATGGCACCATTGCTGCACGAATTCACCTACCAAGCCATGGCGCACGACCTGTTACCCATCAAAGATGGTGACAAGGTGACGTTTCACACCACAGTAAACGCCGGCACCAAGGACGAGAAAGAGGAGGACGTGGAACTTTGCGATGATGATAAGATTTGGGTCGACAGTCGACATAGGCACATGAAAGATACCATTGACAAGCTCATGGGTGATTTTCAAAAGTTCATCGACGAGAATCCCCACTTCACCAAAGACACAGAGAACGGAGGCGCTCCGACTCTCAACACCATGAGAGAAATGGTTGCAGGTCTCCCGCAATTTCAACAAATGAAATCTGCATATGCACTACACCTCAACATGGCCCAAGAATGCATGAACGCGTTCCAGAACCACAAACTTCCAGATCTAGCATCCGCCGAGCAAACAATGTCAACGGGCTTAGACGAGGACTACAGGAAGCCCAAGAATATTCTTGAAACGGTTGTGGGTTTATTAGATGACGAGGCAGTACTGCCAGCCGATCGCCTGCGTCTGATCGTAATATATATCCTTTACAGAGGCGGGGTCATTACAGAAGACGTCAAAAAACTGCTCCTTCATGCAGCTTTACCGCCCCAAGATGGTGAAGTCATTACCAATATGGAGTTCCTGGGAGGCAAAACATCATATACCCTTAAGGAGCCGCGACAGCAGCCCCCGCCCTTGTTTCCCAAGGATCCCAAGGCCTTTCAACCAAACGAAGACTATGCCCTTTCTCGATTCGACCCGGTCCTCAAGCCCGTGCTCGATGAGCTCACCAAGGGAACGCTGGACCAAACCATTTTCCCTTACGTCAAACCACCCTCAGACCCAAATGAAGACCTCCTTGCAGCACAGGGCGGGTCTCTCCGTGCCGGGCGACCAAACTGGGCCGCTGCAGGCCGCCGACCGCCCGAAAACCGCCAAAGGatcatcgtcttcatggccggcggcgccacgTACTCGGAAAGCCGCGTCTGCTACGAAGTCGGCCGCGAAAAGAGCCGCGACATCGTCCTCGCCACCTCTCACATGCTAACCCCCAAGCTCTTTATCCGCCAAGTCGCCGACCTAAGCCGCGACAAGCGCCAACTCGATATACCCATGGAACGACCCAAGCCCCGTGCCCCAGCTCACTTGTTTGAACGTCCACCCCCACCGCCGAGCCAGCAGCTCAACCCCGGCGCCGGTCCTAGGATGGCTGGCAATCCAGGAcgagcaccaccaccaccaactgGTGGCCTCCCGGGTCGCCCAGTCGTGCCCCCTGGAGGAGCACCCTTGCCTCCCGTACCGCCGCCCGCACCGCCCGtgtcctccatgtccaaccTCAATCTAAACTCCAATGGCGCTCCTCCCGCCAAGCTGCAGGGGAAGCCACccaaagagaagaaaaagagaaactTCCTGGGCATGAAGAAGTAG